In one window of Pelosinus sp. IPA-1 DNA:
- a CDS encoding aldo/keto reductase, whose amino-acid sequence MAKNLQDTVTLTNGVKIPWLGLGVFKVKEGMEVVDAVRNAITSGYRSIDTAAIYGNEEGVGQGIKEGLKQAGISREDLFVTSKVWNADQGYESTLEAYTASLKRLDLDYLDLYLIHWPVKGKYKETWRALETIYNEAKVRAIGVSNFHVHHLEDLFQDAKIKPMINQVEFHPRLIQKELRTFCKEQGIQFEAWSPLMQGKLLDNPTLQEIANKYSKSIAQVIIRWDLQNGVVTIPKSIKEHRIIENSNVFDFELTKEDMEQIDSLNQNQRVGSDPDNFNF is encoded by the coding sequence ATGGCAAAAAACCTGCAAGATACAGTAACCTTGACGAATGGAGTAAAAATCCCTTGGCTTGGTTTAGGGGTATTTAAAGTGAAAGAAGGCATGGAAGTCGTAGATGCTGTAAGAAATGCTATTACTTCTGGTTATCGCAGTATTGATACAGCCGCCATCTATGGCAATGAAGAAGGCGTAGGGCAAGGTATCAAAGAAGGCCTAAAGCAAGCTGGTATTTCTAGAGAAGATTTGTTCGTAACCTCAAAAGTTTGGAATGCAGATCAAGGATATGAGTCTACATTAGAAGCCTATACAGCAAGTTTAAAAAGGCTCGATCTAGATTATCTCGACTTATATCTGATTCACTGGCCTGTAAAAGGAAAATATAAAGAAACATGGAGAGCTTTGGAGACCATTTATAACGAGGCAAAGGTTCGTGCCATTGGGGTAAGTAATTTCCACGTTCATCATCTTGAAGATTTGTTTCAAGACGCTAAGATCAAACCAATGATCAATCAAGTGGAATTCCATCCACGTCTAATACAAAAAGAGCTGCGGACCTTTTGTAAAGAGCAAGGTATTCAGTTTGAAGCCTGGTCCCCCTTAATGCAAGGTAAGTTACTGGATAACCCTACGTTGCAAGAGATTGCTAATAAATATAGTAAATCAATCGCTCAAGTTATTATACGGTGGGATTTACAAAATGGTGTCGTAACCATTCCAAAATCAATAAAAGAGCATCGTATTATTGAAAACTCCAATGTGTTTGATTTCGAGCTTACGAAAGAAGATATGGAGCAAATTGATTCTTTAAACCAGAATCAGCGTGTTGGTTCCGATCCAGATAATTTTAACTTTTAA
- a CDS encoding acyltransferase family protein: MQTVNKERVYFFDNLKAFIILLMVVFHIAMGYTTWDLKWWTVNDIQKHKFFDLFVLETDVYIMPIMFMIAGYFAPMVLVKKGLTTFFQDKFKYIVLPWIGGVLFIAPFISYSSFLSRTDTPPNFFSFWRNDFWGPFYQQAHYWFLGILALFFLLLTIAYSFNPGYFKKSTNISVPSIWFFPAFALLTTAAFFIGNLFFWNDAWVNVKFIFMVQPVRFILHLCYFGLGVYAWKHSWFTHQGYNPGLFTWGSSAIIMLFVFLAYRVLFTLMPDVPTVFKAGHAITHATFTLTATFALIALFQRFFDSNAYLWRRLSANSYIIYFIHQCVVIPIGCIVQKLEINIWIKYIGVSITTLILCFLIAEYIIRPILPFKKQGERTNPHIPL, from the coding sequence ATGCAAACCGTGAACAAAGAACGAGTGTATTTTTTTGATAATCTAAAAGCTTTTATAATTCTTTTAATGGTTGTGTTTCATATTGCTATGGGGTATACCACTTGGGATCTTAAATGGTGGACTGTCAATGACATACAAAAACATAAATTCTTTGATCTTTTCGTATTAGAAACAGATGTATATATTATGCCCATCATGTTTATGATCGCTGGTTATTTTGCTCCTATGGTGTTAGTCAAGAAAGGGCTAACTACGTTTTTTCAAGATAAATTTAAATACATTGTTCTGCCGTGGATTGGAGGCGTACTATTCATTGCCCCCTTTATCTCATATAGTTCCTTTCTCAGTCGCACGGATACACCACCCAATTTTTTCTCCTTCTGGAGAAATGATTTTTGGGGGCCGTTTTACCAACAGGCTCATTATTGGTTCCTAGGAATCTTGGCCCTATTCTTTTTATTACTTACAATTGCCTATTCATTCAATCCCGGCTACTTTAAAAAGTCGACCAACATAAGCGTTCCTTCGATATGGTTTTTCCCGGCTTTTGCATTGCTTACTACAGCAGCCTTTTTTATTGGTAATTTATTTTTCTGGAATGACGCTTGGGTGAATGTGAAATTTATATTTATGGTTCAGCCAGTACGATTTATTTTACACCTTTGTTATTTTGGACTAGGAGTTTATGCTTGGAAGCACTCATGGTTTACCCACCAGGGTTATAACCCGGGATTATTTACATGGGGCAGTTCGGCAATCATTATGTTATTTGTTTTTCTAGCTTACCGGGTACTATTCACCCTTATGCCTGATGTACCTACAGTATTTAAAGCGGGTCATGCAATTACCCATGCCACCTTTACTCTAACCGCTACCTTTGCATTAATTGCCTTATTCCAACGTTTCTTTGATAGTAATGCCTACTTATGGCGTAGGCTCTCTGCTAATTCTTATATTATTTATTTCATTCACCAATGCGTAGTGATTCCGATTGGATGCATTGTACAAAAATTAGAAATTAATATATGGATAAAATATATCGGCGTGTCGATTACTACTCTTATTTTATGCTTCTTAATCGCTGAATATATAATTCGACCTATTTTACCTTTTAAAAAGCAAGGCGAAAGAACCAATCCCCACATCCCCCTATAG
- a CDS encoding efflux RND transporter periplasmic adaptor subunit produces MKKGIIRLSVILGLLVSLVLSGCSRTATTKEDVPLVRSESVKINSSAQNANYPGEVRGRYETQLAFQVSGKIIKRNVDLGSRVNAGDVLMEIDAKDIAQTVNISSAKVSSDASQLQLAGANLERYRTLFEQGAISRAQLDQYQSTYEVAQAAVRQSSAQYTQGTNQLGYSTLVADSGGIISSINAEAGQVVSAGQAVITLVKEGEREIEISVPENRVDEIRKAKEIQVTFWALQNVAAQGQVREISPIADKVSRTYKVRISLLNPPPGINLGMTANVNIAGSIGQQGTYIPLSAVIQTGDTPNVWVITNETVTLRPIKVGAFGDNKVQVLEGLQDGDVIVTAGVQKLHDGQKVRI; encoded by the coding sequence GTGAAGAAAGGTATTATTCGCCTTAGCGTTATTTTGGGCCTACTTGTATCCTTAGTATTATCCGGTTGTTCAAGGACAGCCACAACAAAGGAAGACGTACCTCTTGTGCGCTCTGAAAGTGTAAAGATAAATAGTTCTGCGCAAAATGCAAACTATCCTGGTGAAGTACGTGGACGCTATGAGACTCAGTTGGCGTTTCAAGTTAGTGGCAAAATTATAAAAAGGAATGTTGATCTTGGCAGTCGTGTCAATGCAGGAGATGTACTGATGGAAATCGACGCAAAGGATATTGCACAAACAGTCAATATTTCTTCAGCCAAAGTTTCTTCAGATGCGTCTCAATTGCAGTTAGCAGGGGCTAATTTGGAACGATATCGTACTTTATTTGAACAAGGGGCGATTAGTCGGGCCCAATTGGATCAATATCAAAGCACCTATGAAGTCGCCCAGGCAGCTGTGCGCCAATCCTCCGCCCAATATACCCAAGGCACTAATCAACTTGGCTACAGCACATTAGTTGCCGATAGCGGCGGTATTATCTCCAGCATTAATGCGGAAGCCGGACAGGTAGTGAGCGCTGGGCAGGCGGTAATTACCCTTGTAAAAGAGGGAGAACGAGAAATTGAAATTAGTGTTCCTGAAAATCGTGTTGATGAAATTCGTAAAGCGAAAGAAATTCAGGTTACTTTTTGGGCATTACAGAATGTAGCAGCGCAAGGGCAAGTTAGAGAAATTTCCCCAATCGCTGATAAAGTATCTCGGACTTATAAAGTACGTATTAGCTTACTCAATCCGCCTCCTGGCATCAATTTAGGTATGACTGCCAATGTTAACATTGCTGGCAGCATTGGTCAGCAAGGCACTTATATTCCTCTTTCTGCTGTTATTCAGACAGGGGATACGCCTAATGTTTGGGTCATTACCAATGAGACAGTAACATTGCGCCCTATCAAAGTAGGGGCTTTTGGTGATAACAAGGTTCAAGTATTAGAAGGCCTTCAAGATGGGGATGTCATTGTTACCGCAGGGGTGCAAAAACTACATGATGGACAGAAGGTGCGTATATGA
- a CDS encoding ROK family transcriptional regulator produces MEGVNTINSKAVGGLNESLIVNTIRRRGPISRVDIAKLTGLTAPTVTNISGKLIEHGLIHEYKVGEYSGGRRPVLLKVNSEIANMIIVDIRSKEMIGYLINGGLEIKEQTCHDIQHLKEEKILALLENTIEQCYSSENGKLALAIGIIVRGPVISSEGLSLFSPSAGWHNVPLKYLVEKKFQLPVFVENDMRAMALGAYHYGPYRDIKNAVFLGVGGGIGSGIILNGELYRGLGDSAGEIGHTVIDANGPLCSCGNRGCLEAMASESALVNIMAKSIREGEKSLVSEMVKGDMDVIRTKHIYAAAEEGDLLAIKTLQHIAQYIGMGVANIINIFNPQLVLIGGGIVKGRGFMEETMMQVIKERALASCYSLTRIEFSSEGRQDALKGIVDVVMEGIFLR; encoded by the coding sequence ATGGAAGGTGTAAATACGATTAATTCAAAAGCAGTCGGAGGATTAAATGAGTCGCTAATCGTTAATACGATTCGCAGGCGTGGACCAATATCTCGTGTCGATATTGCGAAATTGACGGGTTTAACAGCTCCAACTGTAACAAATATATCAGGTAAACTCATTGAACATGGGCTCATTCATGAGTATAAGGTTGGGGAATATAGCGGCGGCAGGCGCCCAGTGCTTCTTAAGGTTAATTCTGAAATAGCGAACATGATTATTGTGGATATTCGATCTAAGGAAATGATTGGCTATTTGATTAATGGCGGATTAGAGATTAAAGAACAGACGTGCCATGACATTCAACATTTGAAAGAAGAAAAGATATTAGCCTTACTAGAGAATACGATAGAACAATGTTATTCTTCTGAAAATGGTAAATTGGCTTTAGCTATTGGTATTATTGTGCGAGGACCTGTTATATCCAGCGAGGGGCTTTCCTTGTTTTCCCCTAGTGCTGGTTGGCACAATGTACCACTAAAATATCTTGTGGAAAAGAAGTTTCAGCTTCCCGTTTTTGTCGAGAATGATATGCGAGCTATGGCTCTGGGAGCCTATCATTACGGTCCCTACCGAGATATTAAAAATGCGGTATTTTTAGGGGTCGGGGGTGGAATTGGCTCTGGAATTATTTTAAATGGTGAGTTATATCGAGGCTTAGGGGATAGTGCAGGCGAAATTGGTCATACGGTTATAGATGCTAACGGTCCCTTATGTAGTTGTGGCAACCGGGGCTGCTTGGAAGCCATGGCCTCAGAGTCGGCTTTAGTAAATATTATGGCTAAGTCAATTAGGGAAGGTGAAAAGTCTTTAGTATCAGAGATGGTAAAAGGCGATATGGATGTCATTAGGACTAAGCATATTTACGCCGCTGCTGAGGAGGGTGATCTCCTTGCGATAAAGACGCTTCAGCATATTGCTCAATATATTGGTATGGGCGTGGCCAATATTATTAATATTTTTAATCCACAGTTGGTACTCATTGGTGGAGGCATTGTTAAAGGACGAGGATTTATGGAAGAGACAATGATGCAAGTCATAAAAGAACGGGCTTTGGCAAGTTGTTATTCCCTAACCCGTATTGAGTTTTCTTCTGAAGGCAGGCAAGATGCTCTGAAGGGAATTGTTGATGTGGTAATGGAAGGAATCTTTCTACGATAA
- a CDS encoding potassium channel protein, with protein sequence MYLNRLKLSLIFFIGILITGIIGFMVLEDLSIYDATYFAVVTITTVGYGDIVPKTPAGRLFTCLFVVIGVGMAYYTFTLVISMSIEGRLKDFFGRKGMDRRIANLNNHIIVCGAGKVGGNVIQRLQDEGEAFVVIEKDLPLYEKLCDQKVLTIHGDSTLDEVLLAAGVKRAKGLITALSHDADNVYVTLTGKSLNPEMTIVARADRAEAEEKLRRAGATTVIFPSVMGGRQMVSAMIKPVIMDFVENLFYNQDLHMDIAEVTVHPASQLVGKNFIENDIKGRFDSIVVAIKRGNKLITNPPGTQVISAGDIMIVLGQRTTLSKLNELASAE encoded by the coding sequence ATGTATCTCAATCGCTTAAAATTATCACTTATTTTTTTTATTGGTATTTTAATAACCGGTATTATTGGTTTTATGGTATTGGAAGATCTATCGATTTATGATGCGACTTATTTTGCTGTGGTCACGATTACGACGGTGGGGTATGGCGATATTGTGCCGAAAACACCAGCTGGCCGCCTGTTTACTTGTCTGTTTGTTGTTATTGGGGTAGGGATGGCTTATTATACGTTTACGTTGGTGATCAGTATGTCGATAGAAGGACGGTTAAAAGATTTTTTTGGGAGGAAGGGTATGGATAGGCGTATTGCAAATTTGAATAACCACATTATTGTCTGTGGTGCTGGTAAGGTAGGGGGAAATGTAATTCAGCGTTTGCAAGATGAAGGTGAAGCTTTTGTAGTCATTGAAAAGGATTTACCACTCTATGAAAAGTTGTGTGATCAAAAGGTGTTAACCATCCATGGAGATTCAACTCTTGATGAAGTATTACTAGCAGCTGGCGTCAAAAGAGCCAAGGGTTTGATTACCGCTTTGTCTCATGATGCGGATAACGTATATGTTACCCTCACTGGAAAAAGCCTCAATCCCGAGATGACGATTGTGGCAAGAGCCGATCGGGCAGAAGCGGAGGAAAAGCTGCGCCGGGCTGGGGCTACTACAGTTATTTTCCCATCGGTAATGGGCGGGCGGCAGATGGTATCGGCTATGATTAAGCCGGTCATTATGGATTTTGTGGAAAATTTGTTTTACAATCAAGATTTACATATGGATATTGCCGAGGTTACGGTACATCCAGCATCTCAATTAGTGGGAAAAAACTTCATTGAAAATGATATTAAAGGGCGATTTGATTCGATTGTAGTGGCCATCAAACGTGGCAATAAGTTGATTACCAATCCTCCGGGCACGCAAGTCATAAGTGCAGGTGATATCATGATTGTTCTTGGTCAGAGGACAACTTTAAGTAAATTGAATGAGTTGGCATCAGCGGAATAG
- a CDS encoding TetR/AcrR family transcriptional regulator, producing MDDIKNNILDKAKERLDRFGFKKTTMDEISKDCRISKKTIYEHFKDKEDMFTCLLTRECHKTIDMMLSQVAEIADPLERLIQLVRIAIAYFNEDNFVTRLLKDDEELFSAFLSRKYHALIDQEIISSIAAIINEGKQQGIFRDVDENVVAYAGFKLFQSFSIMRTGQFLSDPDKQEYYTDVLVDFLAHALVKK from the coding sequence ATGGACGATATCAAAAACAATATTCTTGATAAGGCCAAGGAACGATTGGACCGTTTTGGTTTTAAGAAAACAACGATGGATGAAATCAGTAAAGATTGTAGAATTTCGAAAAAAACAATCTATGAACATTTTAAAGATAAGGAGGATATGTTTACTTGCTTATTAACCAGAGAATGTCATAAGACAATAGATATGATGTTATCCCAGGTAGCTGAAATTGCTGACCCATTAGAGCGGCTAATTCAATTAGTCAGGATCGCAATAGCTTATTTCAATGAAGATAACTTTGTAACCAGACTATTAAAGGATGATGAGGAGCTATTCTCGGCTTTTTTGAGCAGAAAATATCATGCCCTTATTGATCAAGAGATTATCTCTAGTATTGCGGCCATTATTAACGAGGGAAAACAGCAGGGAATTTTTCGGGATGTAGATGAAAATGTAGTAGCATATGCCGGATTTAAGTTATTTCAGTCCTTTAGTATTATGCGAACCGGTCAATTTCTGAGTGATCCAGATAAACAAGAATACTATACGGATGTATTGGTTGATTTTCTCGCTCATGCCCTGGTGAAGAAATAG